The Amycolatopsis sp. DG1A-15b genome contains the following window.
CGGGCGCTGAAGGACCTGAAGCAGAAGCTCGCGAAGGCGAGCGACGTCTTGGCCCACGAACTGGGCCGGGCGCCCACGCCCAGCGAACTCGCCCGCCACCTCGGCATGGACGTCGAGACCGTCCGGGAGGGCCTGCTGGCCGCCCAGGCCTATCGCGCCACTTCCCTCGACACCCCCGCACGAGAGGGCGAGGACGACTTCGCCGCCACCGGCCGGCTCGCCGAGGACGACACCGGCTTCGAGCGGTTCGAGAACCACATCGCCCTGCGAGCGGCACTGGCCACCCTGGAGCCCCGGGAACGCGCCATCGTCAAGATGCGGTTCGCCGACGAGCTCACCCAGAGCCAGATCGCCCAGCGGGTCGGCGTTTCCCAGATGCACGTCTCCCGGCTGCTGGCCAGGACCCTGGAGCAGCTGCGGCGGCACATCGACGCCGGCTGACCCGGTCGAGAGCCCGGTCCGGCGGTTCACCCCTCGGCAACGGGGTAACCCGGCCCCGAGATCGGCTCCCCGAACCGGACGGGAGCCGCGGACCAGGAAGGGCCCTGCCCCGATGCCGATCGAACAGCAGGCCACGCACCTCGACGACTCGCTGCGCGTGATCGCCCTCGAGGTCGCCGACGACCTCGCCGAGCTGGCCACCGTGCGCGCCTGGGCCGAGGAGTTGCTGCAGGATCTGCCCGAAGACCAGCGGGTCGACGCGCTCATGGTGGTCGACGAGCTGACGTCGAACGCCCTCCGGCACGGCAAGCCTCCCCGGCAGGTCCGCCTGCTGCGCAAACGCGACTGGCTCTCCGTGGAAGTCGACGACGCCTGCGTCGACCCCGCCTGCCCGCGCCCGCCTTCGTCCGACGGCGGGCACGGGCTCAAACTGGTCGCCGCGATGAGCGTGTCGTGGGGTCAGTGGCAACGTCCCACGGGCAAGACCGTGTGGGCCGAAGTCGACCTCACTCGCGGCCGCGAGGGTTCACCGGCCTGAACGCCACCGGCGCAGCAGGGTGCGGAGGACGACGAGCACGACCCAGCCGATGAGGAGCACGGCGGCGACGCGGATTCCCGTCTGGTACCAGCCGGGCGCGCCGGGCCGGCCGCCCCAGAACCAGGCCGCCGCGCCGATCGCGGCCGCGACGGTCACGGCCAGGGGGTAGCGGACCCAGCCGGGTAGCCCGGCCAAGCTGACCTTGCGGCGGGGTGGATCGGCCACCCGGCCAGCGTAGGCCGAAGCCGCCTGCACGTTCGGGCACGATCGTCCGCCCCCGTGGCCGCCCCCGGACGGGTGCTGCGCACCGCGGCGTGCGCGGGACGCTGAGGTGTGGCCGGAGTCGAGCACGCCGAGGACAGCGGCAGCGAACGCCTCTCCTCGGCCTCGAAGCGCACGGGCGGTGAACCGGGCAGCACCGCCCATTCGCTGCTGGCCATGCAACGCTCGGCGGGCAACGCCGCGGTCGGGCGGCTGCTCGGCGTGCGGAAACCGGCGGTGCAGCGTTCGGCGATCGCCGCCACCCTGCAGAGCCGGGCGGCGGACCGGATCGCGGCGGCCACCGCACCCGCCACGGCGGCCGGGCCGGAAGGCACCCAGGCCCCGGCTCCGGATCCCGCGGCGATGGCCGCCGAGAAGGCGAAACAGCGCGCGGCGCTGGCCGGTACGGTCCAGCCTCCGGACACCACCGCCGGGCGGGAGCAGACCCGCGGTGCCGCGGCCGCGGTCAAGGCCGAAGCCGCGGCACCCGCCACGCCGGTGGCCGGCGGCAAGGACACGGCACCGCCGTCGGAGACCGGCGGCGACAGTGACGCCACGGCGGCCGTCGCGAGCGCGGCACAGCTGACCCAGCAGGCCGTGGCCCAAGCCGACGCGGAAGCCGCACCGGAGCCGCCCGCGCCGGTGCGGCCGCCGGAGCCGGTCCCGGCGGCCGACGCGGCCGGCCGCGCGGTCCCCGGCGATCCGGCCGCGGACGCCTTGGCCGCCGGGCTGGCCGCGCGGCTGCAGGCGCTGCGGACCGGCGCGCACGCGGTCCGGACGCAGGCGGCACGAGAACGCGCGCAGGCGCACCGGATCCAAGCGCTCCTGCACAGCGCGGAGGGCGGCGTCACCGAGGCGGAAGCCGGTGTGGCCCGGCTCGAGGGGCACACCGCGCACCGGCGCGAGGTCGCCGGGCAAGCCAGGCAGGCCCTCGAGGTGTCGAAGCAGAAGCAGGAGACGGTCGCCGCGGGCGCGCCACAGGTGTCCGCCCAGAGCGACGAGGGCAAGGCCAAGTCGTCGCCGATGGCGGCCGAGTCGAAGCAGCTGGCGGCGGAGAACGCGAGCAAGCAGCCCGAGGACGCCGAGGCCGCGGGGAAGTCCGCCGAACAGGGCTCGAAACTGACCAAGGTCGGCGCCGACCTGGGCTCGATCGACGACGCCATCGGGGCCACCAAGACCCGGGCCGGCCGGCTGGCCGAGGAAGCCGCGCAGGCACAGCAGGCCAACACCGCCGCGCAGGGCCGGATTTCCTCGACCGAACAGGCCCTGGAGCGGACCGGACAGAAGACAGCCGAGATGACCGGCCAGAACCAGGCGGCCCGGGCCCGGCTGGCCGGGCTGGCGGGCGGCCCCGCGGACCAGCGGGCGGGCGCGGACAACCTCGATGCGCAAGCCCGGACGCTGGACGAGGCATCGGCGCGGCTGGAGCTGCGGGTGCACGCGGCCCGGCAGTCGTACGCCGACGGGATGGCCTCGATGCCGGCACGGGTGCCGCGCCGGAGCGCGCACCAGGTGCAACGGGCCGGGTACGACGACCGGGCCCGCTTCGATCCCGCGGGGGCGGTCGCCGGGGCCGTCCCGTCCTGGCTGAGCGGCGAAGAGCCGCAGAGCGCGCGAGCCCGCGCGGAACACAAGGCGGCCGAGGACGCTCGCCGGCGTGCCGAGCTCGCCGAGATCGACCGCGAGGCCGGCGGCCACTTCGAGCGGCTCTCGGCCGCGGACAAGGCCGGGATCGCGCTGAGGATGACCGGCCGGCACCTGTTTTCCTCGGTGGGGGCGACGAACTTCCCCCGGTTCATCGGCAACATCGCGCGCGGCTTCATCGACCCGCGGATGTCGCTGATGGGCATCGTGCAGGGGTTCGGGATGATCGCCTCGGGCGGCGCGAACCTGTTCAGCGCCGCGCAGTGGGCGAAGGACCCGGTGGGCAACCTGCTCAAGTCGGCGGCCGACATCGCCACCGGCGTCACGATCGTGCTCGGCTCCATCGCCGGGCTCGCCACCGCGATCGCGATCATCCTCACCGCGGTCGCGATCGTCGGTTCGATCTTCTCCTTCGGCGCGGCCGGGGTGGCGCTGGCGCCGATCATCGCGTTCTGCGGCACGGTCGCGGCGACCGTCGCCCCGTGGGCGCTGGAGGCCGCGGCGATCGCGTTGACCCTGCACGGGCTGGTGTTCATCAAGAACCTCGTCGACGCGGCCAGCGCGCAGACCGCGGGCCAACTGCAGAACGAGTCCGACCAGATGACCGAGGACGCCACCAACGCCGGCGCCATGGCACTGCAGATCGGCATGGCCAAGGCCATGGAGGCCGGCGGCAAGCTCCTCGCCGGCGCCCGGGGCGGCCGGGGCGGCGGTGGTGGTGGCGGCGGAGAGGGCGGCGCCGGAGGGGGCGGCGAGGGCCTGGTCACCGAGAGCGGTGCCGTGCCCGAGTCCGGTGCCGTGCCCGAGTCCGGGCCCGCTCCCGAGCCCGCCGCGGCGCCCGAGCCGGCTTCGGCCCCGGAATCCGCTCCGGCCGCCGACACCGGCCCGGCACCCGCCGCCCCCGAACCGGTCGAGCTGCCCTCGGGGACCGCCGCGAACGACAACGCCATCCCGCAACCGGATCTGCCCGGCGGACCGGCAGCCAACGACAACGCCATCCCGCCGTCGGAAGCGAACGAACAGGTCCTCGCGGGCACCGGCACCGACGGCCCGGTCGACGTCGGGCCGAAGCCGCCCGAGCTCCGCGTGATCGAAGGCGGTGGCGGCACGTCCGACGCCCCACGAGCCATGGCCGGGCCGGACAAGCCCGGCTCGGCTCCCGAAGTGCCCGGCCAAACCGGCTCGACGAGCACTGCGGAACCGGCCCGCGGCACCGAATCGACCACCGGCGAGGCGCAGAGCAGCGCACACGAGGGCGGCCAGGTCGCCGAGACGCCGGTACAGGTCGAACCCGAATCGTTCATCGAGGGCGACCGGCTCGTCAACGCGGACCAAGCTCGGCTCGACCCGCGCAAGATCACCGAATACGCCCTGAACCCGGATCACCCGGTCGGCGGCAACAAGGCCCGGGTCTTCGAAGCGGCGACCGGCTTCAACAAGTCCAACGCGGCGGAGCTGATCGAGCAGCTGCAGGCCGGCGTGGCGGAGAACCAGCCCATTCCCGGAAAAGTGG
Protein-coding sequences here:
- a CDS encoding SigB/SigF/SigG family RNA polymerase sigma factor, whose protein sequence is MTVCAPDHAPANDALTVPTPRRSNEYAHCAPLFHERSRLDAEDPRRAALRERLITEHLPLAEHIARRFSGRGEPFEDLLQVARTGLIRAVDRYAADRGSDFVSFAVPTIMGEVRRHFRDVGWSMRVPRALKDLKQKLAKASDVLAHELGRAPTPSELARHLGMDVETVREGLLAAQAYRATSLDTPAREGEDDFAATGRLAEDDTGFERFENHIALRAALATLEPRERAIVKMRFADELTQSQIAQRVGVSQMHVSRLLARTLEQLRRHIDAG
- a CDS encoding ATP-binding protein; the protein is MPIEQQATHLDDSLRVIALEVADDLAELATVRAWAEELLQDLPEDQRVDALMVVDELTSNALRHGKPPRQVRLLRKRDWLSVEVDDACVDPACPRPPSSDGGHGLKLVAAMSVSWGQWQRPTGKTVWAEVDLTRGREGSPA
- a CDS encoding DUF6883 domain-containing protein, whose protein sequence is MAGVEHAEDSGSERLSSASKRTGGEPGSTAHSLLAMQRSAGNAAVGRLLGVRKPAVQRSAIAATLQSRAADRIAAATAPATAAGPEGTQAPAPDPAAMAAEKAKQRAALAGTVQPPDTTAGREQTRGAAAAVKAEAAAPATPVAGGKDTAPPSETGGDSDATAAVASAAQLTQQAVAQADAEAAPEPPAPVRPPEPVPAADAAGRAVPGDPAADALAAGLAARLQALRTGAHAVRTQAARERAQAHRIQALLHSAEGGVTEAEAGVARLEGHTAHRREVAGQARQALEVSKQKQETVAAGAPQVSAQSDEGKAKSSPMAAESKQLAAENASKQPEDAEAAGKSAEQGSKLTKVGADLGSIDDAIGATKTRAGRLAEEAAQAQQANTAAQGRISSTEQALERTGQKTAEMTGQNQAARARLAGLAGGPADQRAGADNLDAQARTLDEASARLELRVHAARQSYADGMASMPARVPRRSAHQVQRAGYDDRARFDPAGAVAGAVPSWLSGEEPQSARARAEHKAAEDARRRAELAEIDREAGGHFERLSAADKAGIALRMTGRHLFSSVGATNFPRFIGNIARGFIDPRMSLMGIVQGFGMIASGGANLFSAAQWAKDPVGNLLKSAADIATGVTIVLGSIAGLATAIAIILTAVAIVGSIFSFGAAGVALAPIIAFCGTVAATVAPWALEAAAIALTLHGLVFIKNLVDAASAQTAGQLQNESDQMTEDATNAGAMALQIGMAKAMEAGGKLLAGARGGRGGGGGGGGEGGAGGGGEGLVTESGAVPESGAVPESGPAPEPAAAPEPASAPESAPAADTGPAPAAPEPVELPSGTAANDNAIPQPDLPGGPAANDNAIPPSEANEQVLAGTGTDGPVDVGPKPPELRVIEGGGGTSDAPRAMAGPDKPGSAPEVPGQTGSTSTAEPARGTESTTGEAQSSAHEGGQVAETPVQVEPESFIEGDRLVNADQARLDPRKITEYALNPDHPVGGNKARVFEAATGFNKSNAAELIEQLQAGVAENQPIPGKVDAHGSRFTVDIPVTGPTGSATVRTGWIYDPGSKIPRMTTAYVK